The Candidatus Koribacter versatilis Ellin345 genome has a segment encoding these proteins:
- a CDS encoding arginine--tRNA ligase, whose protein sequence is MYRSLQQRLISAIQAFLRQKYDVHLPTLVVDAPPKVEMGEYALPFSFELAKRLRKAPRKIAEEVATELPPIEGFEKPEVAGAGYINFRLKRGDAATALAKGESTPVTHDGKILVEHTSINPNKAAHIGHLRNSILGDTFVRLLRAAGRTVDIQNYIDNTGVQVADVVVGFTHIENKSKAEITALTEQPKFDYYCWDLYAHTSQWYEQAAENKKIRLEVLHAIEHGGNELSEIAEIISRAVLRRHLETMDRLGIEYDFLPRESEILRLNFWALAFEQLKEKGVLYFETEGKNKGCWVMTRPGRERVDGQPDEDAKVIVRSNGTVGYVGKDIAYHLWKFGLLGRDFGYKKFYLYPNGQQVWISCDPAEGESDHPHFGGVSEIYNVIDTRQSDPQETVKEAIRLLGYNDKADHYTHFSYEMVALTPRCAIDLGYDVSEDDRAKSYIEVSGRKGFGVKADDLIDKLIDAATKEVDSRHPELTESERREIGTQIAIGALRYFMLKYTKASVIAFDFKEALAFEGETGPYAQYAVVRATNIFRKAGIAPGDALAYNVDFTKHFAETAEIWEVWLMAGKTSQILELCISQSEPAYAAKHAFQLAQLFNNFYHRHHILTEEDEGRKKFLLATAAVMRRELIAVLAAMGISVPPVM, encoded by the coding sequence GTGTATCGGTCTCTCCAGCAGCGCCTCATCTCCGCCATCCAGGCCTTCCTCCGCCAGAAATACGACGTCCATCTTCCCACCCTCGTGGTGGACGCTCCACCCAAGGTCGAGATGGGTGAATACGCTCTTCCGTTCTCGTTCGAACTCGCCAAGCGCCTGCGCAAAGCCCCGCGCAAAATAGCCGAAGAAGTCGCAACCGAACTGCCGCCCATCGAAGGCTTCGAGAAGCCTGAGGTCGCAGGCGCCGGGTACATTAACTTCCGCCTGAAGCGGGGGGATGCAGCCACCGCGTTAGCAAAAGGAGAATCCACGCCGGTCACCCACGACGGCAAGATTCTGGTCGAGCACACCTCGATCAATCCCAACAAGGCCGCGCACATCGGCCACCTGCGCAACTCCATCCTTGGCGACACCTTCGTCCGCCTTTTGCGCGCCGCCGGCCGCACCGTCGACATCCAGAATTACATCGACAACACTGGCGTTCAAGTCGCCGACGTCGTCGTCGGCTTCACCCATATCGAGAACAAGTCGAAGGCCGAAATCACTGCGCTCACCGAGCAGCCCAAGTTCGACTACTACTGCTGGGACCTCTACGCCCACACCTCGCAGTGGTACGAGCAGGCCGCGGAGAACAAGAAGATCCGCCTCGAAGTCCTGCACGCCATCGAGCACGGGGGCAACGAGCTCTCCGAGATCGCTGAAATCATCTCGCGCGCTGTCCTCCGTCGCCATCTCGAGACCATGGACCGCCTCGGCATTGAATACGATTTCCTGCCGCGCGAGAGTGAAATCCTCCGCCTCAACTTCTGGGCACTCGCCTTCGAGCAGCTCAAAGAAAAAGGTGTCCTCTACTTCGAAACCGAAGGTAAGAACAAGGGCTGTTGGGTCATGACCCGGCCAGGCCGCGAACGGGTCGATGGCCAGCCGGACGAGGACGCTAAGGTCATTGTCCGTTCGAACGGGACAGTCGGCTACGTCGGAAAGGACATCGCCTACCATCTTTGGAAGTTCGGCCTGCTCGGCCGCGACTTCGGCTACAAAAAGTTCTACCTCTATCCCAACGGCCAGCAGGTCTGGATCAGTTGTGATCCCGCCGAGGGGGAGAGCGACCACCCCCATTTCGGTGGCGTCAGCGAAATTTACAACGTCATCGATACCCGCCAGTCCGATCCTCAGGAGACGGTCAAGGAAGCCATCCGACTCCTCGGCTACAACGACAAAGCCGACCACTACACCCACTTCTCCTACGAGATGGTCGCGCTCACCCCGCGTTGCGCCATCGATCTCGGCTACGACGTCTCGGAAGATGATCGTGCCAAGTCCTATATAGAAGTCAGTGGCCGCAAAGGTTTCGGAGTCAAAGCCGACGACCTCATCGACAAGCTCATCGACGCCGCGACCAAAGAAGTCGATTCCCGCCACCCGGAACTCACCGAGTCCGAGCGCCGCGAAATTGGCACCCAAATCGCCATCGGCGCCCTGCGCTACTTCATGCTCAAGTACACCAAAGCATCGGTCATCGCCTTCGACTTCAAGGAAGCTCTCGCCTTTGAAGGCGAAACCGGTCCCTACGCGCAGTACGCGGTGGTCCGCGCCACCAATATTTTTCGCAAAGCCGGCATCGCACCCGGAGATGCACTCGCGTACAACGTCGATTTCACGAAGCACTTTGCCGAGACTGCCGAGATATGGGAAGTCTGGCTCATGGCAGGGAAGACCTCACAGATTCTCGAGCTCTGCATCTCGCAATCCGAGCCCGCCTACGCCGCCAAGCACGCTTTCCAACTTGCGCAACTGTTCAACAACTTCTACCACCGCCACCACATCCTCACCGAGGAAGACGAAGGCCGGAAGAAATTCCTGCTCGCCACCGCCGCCGTCATGCGCCGCGAACTAATTGCCGTCCTCGCTGCCATGGGCATCAGCGTTCCGCCTGTCATGTAA
- a CDS encoding DUF6036 family nucleotidyltransferase: protein MPINLLMPDSSIPAPWGPFLKELDAVAAEQVDFHCIGGFVLTRQYGFMLETSDVDVLAIRPTPLLDQFLALGAKGSPLHRKHRIYLQLVTVIEAYPEEYEDRLSEMFPGALKHLRLLAPDPHDLVLMKVGRNSERDREGIKFLARKGLITSTELRTRYEKEMRPYIALPETRNDPVISLWQEMIDEEVAAQQHPDAAL from the coding sequence ATGCCAATCAACTTGCTTATGCCTGACTCTTCGATCCCAGCGCCTTGGGGACCTTTCCTCAAGGAACTCGATGCAGTCGCTGCTGAACAGGTGGATTTCCACTGTATCGGTGGCTTTGTCCTGACTCGGCAATATGGCTTCATGCTCGAGACCAGCGATGTTGACGTATTGGCAATCCGCCCGACTCCCCTGCTCGATCAATTCCTGGCACTTGGCGCCAAGGGATCCCCGTTGCATCGCAAGCACCGCATCTATCTTCAGTTGGTAACGGTCATCGAAGCCTATCCCGAGGAATACGAGGATCGCCTTTCCGAAATGTTTCCCGGCGCACTGAAACATCTCCGCCTTCTCGCTCCCGATCCCCATGACCTTGTGCTTATGAAAGTTGGACGGAACAGCGAAAGAGACCGGGAAGGCATTAAATTTCTAGCGCGCAAAGGTCTAATCACTTCCACCGAACTGAGAACGCGTTACGAGAAGGAAATGCGACCCTACATTGCGCTACCGGAAACACGTAACGATCCAGTTATCAGCCTCTGGCAAGAAATGATTGATGAAGAGGTCGCGGCGCAACAGCATCCGGATGCCGCGCTCTAG
- a CDS encoding hydantoinase/oxoprolinase family protein, whose protein sequence is MAGPLRIAVDTGGTFTDCVWVERGRLRMLKVFSTPHDPSEAIASAVAQIVARVGAGPDVLLLHGTTVGTNALLERKGARVAFVTTSGFEDTLEIGRQNRPRLYELFVKKTAPLVPEGLRFGVPERVAPDGTVLRAPSDDDLQKLRILISETKPEAIALSLLFSFANPVHEKKVVEELASLEIPVSASHVVLPEFREYERASTVVVNAYLQPLMSGYLERLAWKLDGSGDDRGPSTARASHASLRMTEANTASRGRVFVMQSSGGIAALEVARREPVRTVLSGPAGGVVGCAAMARESGFTRVIGFDMGGTSTDVCLVDGEIRTSTEAEVAGLPVRVPMLDIHTVGAGGGSIARFDEGGALRVGPESAGAEPGPICYGRGVEPTVTDANLLLGRLRSDRFLGGEFALDVERTRKIVSEWLRKRAVRMTMEAFAEGVVRVVNANMERALRVVSVERGFDPREFALVAFGGAGALHACELAEALSIPTVVVPALPGALSALGILVSDVVKDFSRTVVWSVGKVVPREKLEREFRTMESRAKAEFAAEGWKGKPTIRRSVDVRYRGQGFELNIAYGAGFVAAFHAEHEKRYGYGHPEREIEMVTLRVRAGIAAPKVKLAISPSLERGASSKEKVVLGGKAMTTAVVDREAIGSGFKGPAIITEYSATTVVPPGWRGKKDAVGNLVLQRARRG, encoded by the coding sequence ATGGCGGGACCTCTTCGCATTGCTGTGGACACGGGTGGGACATTTACCGATTGCGTTTGGGTGGAGCGCGGGCGGCTGCGGATGTTGAAGGTGTTTTCGACGCCGCATGATCCTTCGGAGGCGATTGCGTCCGCGGTGGCGCAGATTGTGGCGCGGGTGGGCGCGGGCCCGGATGTGTTGCTGCTGCATGGGACTACCGTGGGGACCAATGCGCTGCTGGAGCGGAAGGGCGCGCGGGTGGCGTTTGTTACGACCAGCGGGTTTGAGGACACGCTGGAGATTGGGCGGCAGAATCGTCCGCGGCTGTATGAGTTGTTTGTGAAGAAGACGGCGCCGCTGGTGCCGGAGGGGCTGCGCTTTGGCGTGCCGGAGCGGGTGGCTCCGGATGGGACAGTGCTGCGCGCGCCTTCGGATGACGATCTGCAGAAGCTGCGGATTTTGATCAGCGAGACGAAGCCGGAGGCGATTGCGCTGTCGCTGCTGTTCTCGTTTGCGAATCCTGTACATGAGAAGAAAGTTGTAGAGGAGCTGGCGTCGCTGGAGATACCGGTGTCGGCTTCGCACGTGGTGCTGCCGGAATTTCGCGAGTATGAGCGGGCTAGTACCGTGGTGGTGAATGCTTATTTGCAGCCGCTGATGAGCGGGTATTTGGAGAGGCTGGCGTGGAAGCTTGACGGTAGTGGAGATGATAGGGGTCCTTCGACTGCGCGTGCTTCGCACGCTTCGCTCAGGATGACAGAAGCAAACACTGCTTCCCGCGGAAGGGTGTTTGTGATGCAGTCTAGCGGGGGGATTGCGGCACTGGAAGTCGCGCGGCGGGAGCCGGTGCGGACGGTTTTGAGTGGGCCTGCCGGAGGTGTAGTGGGATGCGCGGCGATGGCGCGAGAGAGCGGGTTCACGCGGGTGATTGGGTTCGATATGGGTGGGACGTCGACCGATGTGTGCCTGGTGGACGGCGAGATTCGCACCAGCACTGAGGCGGAGGTGGCGGGGCTGCCGGTGCGGGTGCCGATGCTGGATATCCATACGGTGGGTGCGGGCGGCGGGTCGATTGCGCGGTTTGATGAAGGCGGGGCGCTGCGGGTGGGGCCGGAGTCGGCGGGCGCGGAGCCGGGACCGATCTGTTATGGGCGCGGAGTGGAGCCGACCGTCACGGATGCGAATTTGCTTTTGGGTCGATTGCGAAGCGATCGGTTTTTGGGTGGAGAGTTTGCGCTCGACGTGGAGCGGACTCGGAAGATCGTGAGCGAGTGGCTGCGGAAGCGTGCGGTGCGGATGACCATGGAGGCATTTGCCGAGGGCGTGGTGCGGGTAGTGAATGCCAACATGGAGCGCGCGCTCAGGGTGGTGTCGGTGGAGCGGGGATTTGATCCGCGGGAGTTTGCGCTGGTCGCGTTTGGCGGGGCGGGGGCGCTGCATGCGTGCGAGCTGGCGGAAGCGCTGAGTATTCCTACGGTGGTGGTGCCGGCGCTGCCGGGGGCGTTGTCAGCACTGGGGATCTTGGTGAGCGATGTGGTGAAGGATTTTTCGCGGACTGTGGTGTGGTCGGTGGGTAAGGTCGTGCCGCGAGAGAAGTTGGAGCGGGAGTTTCGCACGATGGAGTCGCGGGCGAAGGCGGAGTTTGCGGCGGAGGGGTGGAAGGGGAAGCCGACAATTCGGCGGTCGGTGGATGTACGGTATCGAGGGCAGGGGTTCGAGTTGAACATCGCGTATGGAGCGGGGTTTGTGGCGGCGTTTCATGCGGAACATGAGAAGCGATATGGGTATGGGCATCCGGAGCGGGAGATTGAGATGGTTACGCTGCGGGTGCGGGCGGGGATTGCGGCGCCGAAGGTGAAGCTTGCGATTTCTCCTTCACTGGAGAGAGGCGCATCTTCGAAAGAGAAGGTGGTGTTAGGCGGGAAGGCGATGACGACGGCGGTGGTGGATCGCGAGGCGATAGGTTCGGGATTTAAGGGGCCGGCGATTATTACCGAGTACAGCGCTACGACCGTGGTGCCGCCGGGTTGGAGGGGGAAGAAGGATGCGGTGGGGAATCTGGTACTCCAAAGAGCGCGCAGGGGCTGA
- a CDS encoding SpoIIE family protein phosphatase encodes MTTAETAYINQIREQLVTRRHNLETAITKHESAQITHLLHDVDQALAKLETGNFGVCQNCHESIEVDRVMADPLVTFCLGCLTPAQQRSLEQDLELAARMQIGLLPPDDSAVAGWETAFHFRPARVVSGDYFDIIGDDHGGMYFIMADVAGKGVGAAMLTASLRSVFRALIPTADCVGELLTRANRLFCESAMSGQYATLVFGHVNCDGALDVANAGHLPLLLAKGADLEVIESTDLPFGMFCSQQFTVQRTSLQPGDTLVLYTDGISEALNEAGEEFGVEQMREFVQSHGTKLPCEMVKNCRERLDGFRGNVERFDDETMLAIQFAPASKLSEPRHHAVM; translated from the coding sequence ATGACGACCGCAGAAACCGCCTACATCAACCAGATCCGCGAACAACTGGTAACGCGTCGCCACAATCTCGAGACCGCGATCACCAAGCATGAATCGGCGCAGATTACGCACCTCTTGCACGATGTGGATCAGGCGTTGGCTAAGCTCGAGACCGGGAACTTTGGGGTCTGCCAAAACTGTCATGAGTCCATCGAAGTGGACCGCGTGATGGCTGACCCGTTGGTGACGTTCTGCCTCGGCTGCCTCACACCCGCGCAGCAGCGCAGCCTCGAACAGGACCTCGAACTCGCAGCCCGCATGCAGATCGGCCTGCTGCCGCCCGACGATTCCGCGGTAGCTGGTTGGGAGACAGCCTTCCATTTCCGTCCCGCGCGTGTGGTCAGCGGCGACTACTTCGACATCATCGGCGACGATCACGGCGGAATGTACTTCATCATGGCCGACGTCGCCGGCAAAGGCGTTGGTGCCGCGATGCTTACCGCCAGCCTCCGCTCGGTATTCCGCGCGCTCATCCCAACCGCCGATTGCGTGGGCGAACTCCTCACCCGCGCCAACCGCCTCTTCTGCGAGAGCGCCATGTCCGGCCAGTACGCCACCCTGGTGTTCGGCCATGTGAATTGTGACGGCGCACTCGACGTCGCCAACGCCGGTCATTTGCCATTACTACTAGCGAAGGGAGCGGATTTGGAGGTTATCGAGAGCACCGACTTGCCCTTTGGCATGTTCTGCTCTCAGCAGTTCACCGTGCAACGGACTTCCCTGCAACCAGGCGATACGCTGGTGCTCTACACCGACGGAATTTCCGAGGCGCTGAACGAAGCGGGCGAAGAATTTGGAGTCGAACAGATGCGCGAGTTCGTCCAGTCGCACGGAACGAAGTTGCCCTGCGAGATGGTGAAGAACTGCCGCGAGCGCCTCGATGGCTTCCGCGGAAACGTCGAGCGCTTCGACGACGAGACGATGCTGGCGATCCAATTCGCTCCCGCCAGCAAGCTGAGCGAACCGCGGCATCACGCCGTGATGTAA
- a CDS encoding CsbD family protein, translated as MDKDRIEGKMDEVKGKVKEKVGEMTGNRKTQAEGMADQVKGKVQNTFGKMKDEVRAENELDREEQIEKRRDDVA; from the coding sequence ATGGATAAGGACCGTATTGAAGGCAAGATGGATGAAGTCAAAGGCAAAGTGAAAGAAAAAGTCGGCGAGATGACCGGCAATCGCAAAACCCAGGCCGAAGGCATGGCCGATCAAGTCAAGGGCAAGGTGCAGAACACCTTCGGCAAGATGAAGGACGAAGTCCGCGCCGAAAACGAACTCGACCGCGAAGAACAAATCGAGAAACGCCGCGACGACGTCGCCTAA
- a CDS encoding M20/M25/M40 family metallo-hydrolase, translated as MKKYACLATCLLALSFPLCAQKPEALDYNMYQRIRSEGFDHSHIMEYASALMDGIGPRLTGSPNLKHANEWTRDQFTSMGCSNAHLEDWGEFGLGWRQINTWVRMSAPDNAVFIAQALPWSPATSGPINGQAIWIEAKDEKDLEKYKGKLTGKIIFFGPMRDVKPVEKPLTKRNEDADLKKIEDFPVRVGEQHEDFLAGFIKELTFREKAGKFFADEHAAAIVVPSRDGRDNGGSGGTIFDDGGTGMGWFTYQREHAEKLPIVVTAIENYGRVYRLLKANVPVSIEMDVRTEFTGDHEHGFDTIAEIPGTDPALKDQVVMVGGHLDSWASGTGATDNGAGTVVAMEVMRILNALHVQPRRTIRVALWTGEEEGEFGSYGYVKNHFGFAPLSTAPDQLALPEFVRKPGGPIQIKPEHAKISGYFNVDNGSGKIRGIYLQGNAQLAPLFKEWIAPLSDLGVNTISVRNTGGTDHEAFDSVGIPGFQFIQDPLDYSSRTHHSNMDLYERLQPADLAQAAVVEAIFVYNTAMRDQMLPRKPLPHPELDEPGKAPLKNVMPGVVAAAEEQKKDATPEKTPEKK; from the coding sequence ATGAAGAAGTACGCATGCCTCGCCACATGTCTCCTTGCACTTTCATTCCCGCTCTGCGCCCAAAAACCCGAAGCCCTTGACTACAACATGTACCAACGCATCCGCTCCGAGGGATTCGACCACTCGCACATCATGGAATACGCCTCCGCCCTCATGGACGGTATCGGCCCGCGTCTCACCGGCTCACCGAATCTCAAGCACGCCAATGAATGGACGCGCGACCAGTTCACCTCCATGGGCTGCAGCAACGCTCACCTCGAAGACTGGGGCGAGTTCGGACTGGGCTGGCGCCAGATCAATACCTGGGTGCGCATGTCCGCCCCTGACAACGCCGTCTTCATCGCGCAAGCGCTCCCGTGGTCTCCCGCCACCAGCGGCCCCATCAACGGCCAGGCCATCTGGATCGAAGCCAAAGACGAAAAAGATCTCGAGAAGTACAAAGGTAAGCTGACCGGCAAGATCATCTTCTTCGGCCCCATGCGCGACGTGAAGCCCGTCGAGAAGCCGCTCACCAAACGCAACGAAGATGCCGACCTCAAGAAGATCGAAGACTTCCCTGTCCGAGTCGGTGAACAGCACGAAGACTTCCTCGCCGGCTTCATTAAGGAACTCACCTTCCGCGAAAAGGCCGGCAAGTTCTTCGCGGATGAGCACGCCGCCGCCATCGTCGTCCCTTCCCGCGATGGCCGCGACAACGGCGGCTCTGGCGGCACCATCTTCGACGACGGTGGCACCGGCATGGGCTGGTTTACCTACCAGCGTGAGCACGCCGAGAAGCTTCCCATCGTCGTCACCGCCATCGAAAACTACGGCCGCGTCTATCGCCTCTTGAAAGCCAACGTCCCCGTCTCCATCGAAATGGACGTTCGCACCGAGTTCACCGGCGACCACGAACACGGCTTCGATACCATCGCTGAAATCCCCGGCACCGATCCCGCTCTTAAAGATCAAGTCGTGATGGTCGGCGGCCACCTCGACTCCTGGGCCTCCGGCACCGGCGCCACCGACAACGGCGCAGGCACCGTCGTCGCTATGGAGGTCATGCGAATCCTCAACGCGCTCCACGTGCAGCCTCGCCGCACCATCCGCGTCGCTCTCTGGACTGGTGAGGAAGAAGGCGAGTTCGGCTCCTACGGCTACGTCAAAAACCATTTCGGATTCGCGCCGCTCTCCACCGCCCCCGACCAGCTCGCGCTTCCTGAATTCGTGCGCAAGCCCGGTGGTCCCATCCAGATCAAGCCCGAGCATGCCAAAATTTCCGGCTACTTCAACGTAGATAACGGTTCCGGCAAAATCCGCGGCATCTACCTCCAGGGCAACGCGCAACTGGCGCCGCTCTTCAAGGAGTGGATCGCGCCTCTCTCTGATCTCGGAGTCAACACCATCTCCGTTCGCAACACCGGCGGCACCGACCACGAAGCCTTTGACTCGGTCGGCATCCCCGGCTTCCAGTTCATCCAAGACCCGCTCGACTACAGCTCCCGCACCCACCACAGCAACATGGATCTCTACGAGCGTCTCCAACCCGCCGACCTCGCGCAAGCCGCCGTTGTCGAAGCCATCTTCGTCTACAACACCGCCATGCGCGACCAGATGCTCCCGCGCAAACCGCTCCCCCACCCCGAGCTAGACGAGCCCGGCAAAGCCCCGCTCAAGAACGTAATGCCCGGTGTAGTCGCCGCCGCCGAAGAACAAAAGAAAGACGCGACACCAGAAAAGACGCCCGAGAAAAAGTAG
- the pheA gene encoding prephenate dehydratase, translated as MKIAIQGELGAFSHEACRRNFPRAKVVPCAVSSEVFEALESGRVDAALIPIENTLAGPVVVHYDLLLEHDFYVNAEFRLRIEHQLLAVPGTKFGEIREVLSHPVALDQCRKFFAKNKKVRSVSFYDTAGAARHVMEEGKHEQAAIASRVAGEVYGAEVLQSNLEDDAQNFTRFVLVERRARANKDANKVSVAVGLPNKPGMLFKALSVFALREIDLTKIESRPVRGRPWEYAFFLDFMQTDKKAAENALRHLEEIAQFVKVLGRYRSAE; from the coding sequence ATGAAAATTGCGATCCAGGGCGAGTTGGGGGCGTTTAGTCACGAGGCGTGCCGGAGGAATTTTCCTCGGGCGAAGGTGGTGCCTTGTGCAGTTTCGTCGGAAGTATTTGAGGCGCTCGAGTCGGGGCGTGTGGATGCGGCCTTGATTCCGATCGAGAACACGCTGGCGGGGCCGGTGGTGGTGCACTACGACCTGCTGCTCGAGCATGATTTCTATGTGAACGCGGAGTTCCGGTTGCGGATTGAGCACCAGCTGCTGGCGGTACCGGGGACGAAGTTTGGCGAGATACGCGAGGTGCTGTCGCACCCGGTGGCGCTGGACCAGTGCCGGAAGTTTTTTGCGAAGAACAAGAAGGTACGGTCAGTGTCGTTTTACGACACGGCGGGCGCGGCGCGCCATGTGATGGAAGAAGGGAAGCACGAGCAGGCGGCGATTGCGTCGCGGGTGGCCGGCGAGGTGTATGGCGCGGAAGTATTGCAGTCGAACCTGGAAGATGATGCGCAGAATTTCACGCGGTTCGTTTTGGTGGAACGGCGGGCACGCGCGAACAAGGATGCGAACAAGGTGTCGGTTGCCGTGGGATTGCCGAACAAGCCTGGGATGCTTTTCAAGGCGTTGAGCGTGTTCGCGCTGCGCGAGATTGATTTGACGAAGATCGAGTCGCGGCCGGTGCGCGGAAGGCCGTGGGAGTATGCGTTCTTTCTGGACTTCATGCAGACGGACAAGAAGGCGGCGGAGAATGCGTTGCGGCATTTGGAAGAGATCGCGCAGTTTGTGAAAGTGTTGGGGAGGTATCGAAGCGCGGAGTAG
- a CDS encoding lmo0937 family membrane protein, with amino-acid sequence MLWTLFVVLLVLWLLGVVSSYTLGGFIHILLVLAVIALVFQLISGRRTVV; translated from the coding sequence ATGCTTTGGACACTGTTTGTAGTTCTGCTTGTGCTTTGGCTGCTCGGCGTAGTTAGCAGCTACACGCTTGGCGGATTCATTCACATTCTGTTGGTCCTGGCCGTGATCGCGCTGGTCTTCCAGCTCATCAGCGGACGCAGAACCGTCGTCTAA
- a CDS encoding PadR family transcriptional regulator: MAEQNLGLVAGTLDMLILKTLALEPMHGYGIALRIEQMSQGVFKVNAGSLLPALGRLERQGVLKAEWGATENNRRAKYYSLTRTGKTKLQAEAREWERQISAIARILEA, translated from the coding sequence ATGGCCGAACAGAACCTGGGACTGGTGGCGGGGACGCTGGACATGCTGATCCTGAAGACACTGGCGCTGGAGCCGATGCATGGGTATGGGATCGCGCTGCGGATTGAGCAAATGAGCCAGGGTGTATTCAAGGTGAATGCCGGGTCGTTGCTGCCCGCGCTGGGCAGGCTGGAGCGGCAAGGGGTACTGAAAGCGGAGTGGGGGGCGACGGAGAACAATCGTCGCGCAAAGTATTACTCGCTGACGCGCACGGGGAAGACGAAGTTGCAGGCTGAGGCACGGGAGTGGGAGCGGCAGATCTCGGCGATCGCGCGGATCCTGGAGGCATGA
- a CDS encoding cupin domain-containing protein, protein MPTHLVKKEDLPFVGSSHRFIGEDHDVAVSIFLLEAKPGRGAPLHVHEYDEVLTIQEGTARMVIGNDVFEVSGGYVAVVKAGTPHGFVNIGEGPLKQVDVHMNPRFEQVNLPPTDVSQRAGLPVPQGV, encoded by the coding sequence ATGCCGACGCATTTGGTGAAGAAGGAAGACCTCCCGTTTGTTGGGAGCTCGCACCGTTTTATTGGAGAGGACCACGATGTGGCCGTCTCTATTTTTTTGCTCGAGGCGAAGCCGGGGCGCGGCGCGCCGTTGCACGTGCACGAGTATGACGAGGTGCTGACCATTCAGGAAGGAACGGCTCGGATGGTCATCGGCAACGATGTGTTTGAGGTGAGCGGCGGGTACGTAGCGGTGGTGAAGGCGGGGACGCCGCATGGGTTTGTGAACATTGGGGAAGGTCCGCTCAAGCAGGTGGACGTGCATATGAATCCGCGGTTCGAGCAAGTCAATTTGCCGCCGACCGACGTTTCGCAGAGAGCGGGGTTGCCGGTGCCCCAAGGGGTGTGA
- a CDS encoding helix-turn-helix domain-containing protein, with protein MIFITSICNIVASDLFRKDRMSSLGLKTIRKKQGWNQSELARRLGVSQPLVSLLESGERVLTPEHLQKFRQMGFELDAGYLPMRQDFETSKLNYARELANLDYPRFAHLKVGEPTLHPMQLLMRALSQPNLERRVAEALPWLVVRYCKTNWDWHWLRDNAKVRDLQNRLGFTLTLARKVAMQTQFSSVAALLRKQETQLRDSVLARQDTYCYESMTKSERKWLAARRPEDAAAWHVLSDLDANQLAYA; from the coding sequence TTGATTTTTATTACATCTATTTGTAATATAGTTGCATCTGATTTATTCAGGAAGGACCGCATGAGCTCCCTCGGACTCAAGACTATCCGGAAGAAGCAAGGCTGGAACCAATCCGAATTGGCGCGCCGTCTCGGCGTTTCGCAGCCCCTCGTCTCCTTACTGGAAAGTGGAGAGCGGGTCCTAACTCCAGAGCATCTACAAAAATTCCGCCAAATGGGGTTCGAACTGGATGCCGGTTATCTGCCCATGCGACAAGATTTCGAAACTTCTAAACTGAATTACGCGCGAGAACTCGCGAATCTGGACTATCCGCGATTTGCGCATCTCAAAGTCGGAGAGCCCACGCTACACCCGATGCAGTTGCTCATGCGCGCCCTGTCTCAACCCAACCTCGAACGGCGCGTCGCAGAAGCACTGCCTTGGTTGGTGGTTCGTTATTGCAAAACGAATTGGGATTGGCATTGGCTTCGCGATAATGCGAAGGTACGAGATCTCCAGAATCGCCTGGGCTTCACCCTCACGCTCGCCCGGAAGGTCGCCATGCAAACGCAGTTCTCTTCCGTCGCAGCGTTATTGCGCAAGCAAGAAACCCAACTTCGCGATTCTGTCTTAGCGAGGCAGGACACGTATTGCTATGAGAGCATGACAAAATCGGAACGCAAATGGCTTGCGGCGAGAAGGCCGGAAGACGCCGCAGCTTGGCACGTCTTGTCAGATCTCGATGCCAATCAACTTGCTTATGCCTGA